A stretch of Besnoitia besnoiti strain Bb-Ger1 chromosome V, whole genome shotgun sequence DNA encodes these proteins:
- a CDS encoding hypothetical protein (encoded by transcript BESB_058790), protein MSLAHRSPALSGEGGTPRGRGSEGRNPGDLPFQLDSYDPDEPQHSHGAPAEPAEGGEARRRSRGDQQVRERPQQRRRKPQKGCDGGGPGSGAHCAAAAFSAASSGSACGLPSRLPPRPGPCSTPSSRTPSSSASRSVSSAFTSSLLSRDGQGSPSFTPRIGPSSPGSGAGADERAVSSSLACDRGSPLRSNQGLAPTGLRTPPSFAAGSASANHLHGSPGGEGVRGNFQFYDSVNRLRGARRRDNESSGLASGAGPRLGAPQAVSPKNSPHHAPSSSILASSASFSPDIRGWINPTSCSPSSLFSRCGTGQGEGVGPGGACGGRNPQEPRRQLPQELYNVPGIPRFEDEKANPQGFLSEKSMFAAASVLPPNRANGSFAPTELVGALIAAAGGGAALGLADVGSGRNFMSGGVSVGADDSAGVPRPECDAAALLAALTEAGADASARNGAWGGGNKMSRAEAVEFFLRAAAAVASGSGGPGEKTEERMENSVATGEVRSLACGGPLHYSSSPSASLGFEELSSVHYRPQSAEKHRAADTVGQLQDEGKRQCGVPPSSSSDSLFSDNLFGGCDRSSPLQHALSACRCVYPPSAKRADALEASGSAAPVEGAASDAALFRVDLGERRGANSDAWEMKISSANVDSSDSRRARQPGGEGTSTCGGWATNASGRTPFSRAAGTGLGVFTGDVANSVGGAKCQSQFSSASHLSPSIASSSSFASAAGGGAWSAGSVSAASLAEKSSWGASLGTGPEAAAGSTTHASQGSGGKPGESGSVNGGHQAVGLPFGGGFPWSPASPGAGLDACAGGSRLCGVERAFGGASRSAAAGSQVGNDSWLDELTAGGDVSGTANRDASLAARVQRGRGAKRSATVQSRYRRCASVPGESGAAVTRTRLTSGRKEDGAEEEKVERRTGAARRSASCDAVSSLRAERGNRTGTAADGGDGLSMEPGFGVPRGVDGSPLRLHPWTNATGPRLRGDRQRDSDVASGGAQRAVRQSATSAGQCGLPFAASSADDRKAEAHVVQPLSSGTCLGDAFAVSSAGRGSPFVSRPSEGAKAMDAAGSTASLASAEGTGLPAAHGGPSCGGSSAKHTTSTSGVSLSMGAAGAERSHSFDKRQTASSQGYFGIEETQTATSLLTISAEKAGARASGPKGASEQQPDERGVLSFIDSFPPRAAVALWGDNPVVDQGAPLREHSLLSQPAVPASDDVASGSFAGTGAVPPVPKLEWLVQQRKSHQQQQRNQHQQHQPQVWIGSHAPLGGAVGGAEPGLCAQDGGCGGAHPGISPAFSLDGVAPARSSEAAGGVAAGDGIAPSLPTRDSLPQNDLYSLVLRVASELSLVSSSSNDQASQGLVSPNPSFCGSLRSDVSAEQLHLSTQGGGAVRGVNAGSCSRPNLTVSAAEGASALERPRALSDYYLPLSGYAPPPGGKAGKSESLTAAASASFNGSNPLFFTRENPCGSDRIPIYADSPPGLGGRPNMRMSASASSFGPSGSHGRGGEAFLRGTDRFGFLGLRSGLGSPLDAVGEEQGISSCNSEDGMRGPRRGAADRGDRTGEGGEARVDADNEIDRIRDLVSRWVGLGGESSGSKESVGDDSSFEAARGGGGRMNCNLSVAGKMETLRGGSKSPLPPKNSRNALGEFVDADHYEPTSGFRAYASSPVLYQGPYQSQQLRGNDVEGTFCSKLGRSHGLSESKCGSMEPARSQERRRMVHSNSQGNEALQSPLDDRLFLAAELDRCPEDIRELLVSHLLSIGVSVPGRSALEPPPPLGRAAISLPYNLEKGQTEEARNSAGGLRSSPSDAAFFTGLPSQFIQAVLGKSASAGDLLTPPGIEPAHASEQSSGLGGSTGSGADPKADALHAVVAKTKEMRWLQGLETFLEHQAKKGGGSAPEAMVAAFAAAGAIVGPLFGSTGAEAGLRGAPPRGVADANSGRAGGHLGRVATVPAYLEACASGAPGGNKSNWGAEFGAEANPLSWLLTGSASGESLTGRQGVSSLTSGKKHEEQPRMAKASCDSAGVGLTAVDMSSGSNSKPGSSTGGAPGSTTNCPNSQSATQPRRKAPRPSKRQRVLIRALAYVKQRIRVLEGEVAPLLSQSGLASSLQDVNQAPTSMPSVMNWESNK, encoded by the exons ATGTCGCTGGCGCATCGCTCTCCGGCGTTGTCCGGCGAGGGGGGGactccgcgcgggcgcggctcaGAGGGCAGAAACCCCGGAGACTTGCCGTTTCAGCTCGACTCGTATGACCCAGACGAGCCGCAGCACTCGCACGGCGCTCCAGCGGAGCCtgcagaggggggggaggcgcggcggcggtcgcgcggaGATCAGCAGGTCCGAGAGCGTCCtcagcagaggagacgaaagcCGCAGAAAGGCTGTGACGGCGGGGGGCCTGGGAGCGGTGCgcactgcgccgccgcggctttctccgcggcttcgagcGGATCTGCCTGTGGTCTtccctcgcgtctccctccgcggccgggGCCCTGCTCCACGCCGTCTTCTCggacgccttcctcgtctgcatCGCGTAGCGTCTCCAGCGCGTTCAcctcttcgcttctctccaGAGACGGGCAGGGCTCTCCATCTTTCACTCCCCGCATCGGTCCGTCGAGCCCTGgtagcggcgcaggcgcagacgagcgcgccgtctcttcgtcgctggCGTGCGACCGAGGGTCGCCCCTGCGTTCAAACCAGGGGCTGGCTCCTACGGGCCTTCGAACGCCCCCGTCGTTTGCCGCCGGCAGTGCGTCGGCTAATCATTTGCATGGGAGCCCTGGCGGGGAGGGTGTCCGTGGGAATTTTCAGTTTTATGACAGCGTGAATAGGCTGCGTGGCGCACGTCGTCGCGACAACGAAAGCTCTGGACTGGCCTCGGGTGCAGGTCCTCGTCTGGGAGCCCCGCAGGCCGTTTCACCCAAGAACTCGCCTCACCATGCACCGAGTAGCAGCATTCtggcgtcttccgcttctttctctccggATATTCGGGGATGGATCAACCCTACTTCGTGTTCCCCGTCCTCATTGTTCAGTCGCTGTGGAACAGGACAGGGGGAGGGAGTAGGGCCAGGAGGAGCTTGTGGCGGCAGGAACCCGCAGGAGCCTCGCCGACAGCTTCCGCAGGAACTCTACAACGTGCCGGGCATTCCGCGTTTTGAGGACGAAAAAGCAAATCCTCAGGGCTTCTTGTCTGAAAAGTCGATgttcgcagccgcctccgtgCTGCCTCCCAATCGAGCGAATGGATCATTCGCGCCCACGGAGCTTGTCGGGGCGCTCAtagccgccgcaggcggcggcgccgccttggGTCTCGCTGATGTGGGGTCGGGGCGGAACTTCATGAGTGGAGGAGTCTCTGTGGGAGCGGACGATAGTGCAGGGGTCCCAAGGCCGGAgtgcgacgcggccgcccttctcgccgcgctgaccgaggcaggcgcagatgCTAGTGCACGGAACGGGGCGTGGGGAGGCGGGAATAAAATGAGCAGAGCTGAGGCTGTCGAGTTTTTTCTTagggcagctgctgcggtcgCGAGTGGCAGTGGAGGACCCGGAGAAAAGACGGAGGAACGAATGGAGAACAGCGTCGCAACGGGTGAAGTGCGGTCGCTTGCGTGCGGGGGCCCACTCCATTACTCCTCCTCCCCATCAGCCTCCTTGGGTTTTGAGGAGCTGTCGTCTGTGCACTACCGCCCTCAAAGCGCCGAGAAGCACCGTGCGGCTGACACCGTGGGTCAGCTGCAGGACGAAGGAAAACGCCAGTGCGGGGTGCCGCCGTCCAGCTCAAGCGACTCCTTGTTTAGCGATAATCTCTTTGGTGGGTGTGAccgctcgtcgcctctgcagcacgcACTGTCTGCGTGTCGTTGTGTGTATCCGCCGTCTGCTAAGAGGGCCGACGCTCTCGAAGCCTCTgggtccgccgcgcccgtcgaAGGTGCTGCGTCGGACGCGGCCTTGTTTCGGGTAGACCttggagagcgccgcggtgcAAACTCGGATGCTTGGGAGATGAAGATTTCCTCGGCTAACGTGGACTCGTCGGACTCCCGCAGGGCGCGTCAGCCGGGGGGTGAAGGGACTTCTACGTGTGGTGGCTGGGCGACGAACGCGTCGGGTCGGACCCCCTTCAGTCGAGCAGCCGGGACAGGTCTTGGCGTGTTCACTGGTGACGTGGCAAACTCGGTGGGGGGAGCCAAATGCCAGTCACAGTTCTCCAGCGCGTCTCACCTCTCGCCGTCCattgcgtcgtcgtcgtcgtttgcttcagcagcaggaggcggagcctGGTCTGCAGGAAGCGTCAGTGCCGCGTCGCTTGCAGAGAAGAGTTCGTGGGGTGCGTCCCTAGGGACAGGACCTGAGGCGGCTGCCGGGTCGACGACTCACGCGAGTCAGGGAAGCGGCGGCAAACCTGGCGAATCCGGAAGTGTGAATGGAGGCCATCAGGCAGTGGGACTACCGTTCGGAGGCGGCTTTCCGTGGAGTCCCGCGTCGCCCGGGGCGGGCCTCGACGCGTGTGCAGGCGGGTCGCGTCTgtgcggcgtcgagcgcgccTTCGGAGGCGCATCGCGctcggctgcagcgggcaGCCAAGTGGGGAACGACTCGTGGCTGGACGAGTTaaccgcaggcggcgacgtgtCTGGGACGGCGAACCGAGATGCGTCcttggcggcgcgcgtccagCGTGGCAGGGGAGCAAAGAGGTCCGCGACGGTGCAAAGTCGCTACAGGAGATGCGCATCAGTGCCTGGGGAGTCGGGTGCGGCCGTCACCCGCACCCGACTAACATCGGGGAGGAaggaagacggcgcagaagaggagaaggtAGAGCGGAGGACGGgagcagcgagaaggagcgcaAGCTGCGATGCGGTCTCCTCCCTGCGCGCTGAGAGAGGCAACAGGACTGGGACGGCAGCGGACGGGGGTGATGGACTGTCGATGGAGCCGGGTTTCGGAGTTCCGCGCGGAGTGGACGGGagccctcttcgtctgcatccGTGGACGAATGCGACGGGGCCCCGTCTTCGAGGCGATCGGCAGCGTGATAGTGACGTGGCGAGTGGCGGGGCGCAGAGGGCCGTTCGCCAGTCCGCCACGTCCGCAGGCCAGTGCGGTCTGCCGTTTGCAGCATCCTCCGCCGATGACAGAAAGGCAGAGGCACACGTAGTGCAGCCACTGTCGAGCGGCACATGCCTTGGGGACGCTTTcgcagtctcctcggcggGGAGAGGCTCTCCGTTCGTTTCTCGTCCGTCagaaggcgcgaaggcgatgGATGCGGCGGGGAGCACGGCGAGTTTGGCGTCAGCAGAAGGCACggggctgccggcggcgcacggAGGTCCGAGCTGTGGGGGGTCCAGCGCCAAGCATACGACGTCTACTTCCGGCGTTTCCTTAAGCATGGGCGCTGCAGGGGCTGAGCGAAGTCACTCGTTCGACAAACGCCAAACTGCGTCGTCCCAAGGGTACTTCGGCATCGAAGAAACGCAGACAGCGACCTCTCTTTTGACGATTTCCGCGGAGAAAGCAGGGGCCCGTGCTTCGGGACCGAAAGGTGCTagcgagcagcagccggaTGAGCGAGGAGTTTTGAGCTTCATAGACAGTTTTCCACCTCGGGCAGCTGTGGCACTGTGGGGTGACAACCCAGTGGTGGACCAAGGAGCACCCCTGCGCGAACATTCTTTGCTGTCTCAACCCGCTGTACCTGCAAGCGACGATGTTGCGTCAG GTTCATTCGCTGGAACAGGGGCGGTGCCGCCAGTCCCCAAGCTTGAGTGGCTCGTACAACAGCGCAAGTCccaccagcagcagcagcgcaacCAGCATCAACAGCACCAACCGCAAGTGTGGATCGGGAGCCACGCGCCGCTAGGCGGGGCAGTAGGCGGTGCGGAGCCGGGCCTTTGTGCACAGGATGGGGGTTGTGGTGGAGCACACCCAGGGATATCCCCTGCCTTCTCGTTGGATGGCGTTGCGCCAGCTCGGTCTAGTGAAGCGGCGGGGGGGGTCGCAGCAGGCGATGGCATTGCACCTTCTCTCCCAACTCGCGATTCGCTGCCCCAGAACGACTTGTATTCTCTGGTGCTCCGAGTTGCCAGCGAGCTCTCTCTGGTATCATCGTCGAGCAACGACCAAGCATCGCAAGGCTTGGTGTCCCCCAACCCCAGTTTTTGCGGGAGCCTGCGGTCAGACGTCTCTGCAGAGCAGTTACACTTGTCTACGCAGGGGGGAGGAGCGGTTCGCGGGGTGAACGCCGGATCCTGCAGTCGACCGAATCTGACTGTGAGCGCGGCTGAGGGCGCGTCAGCGCTGGAACGACCAAGGGCGTTGTCTGACTATTACCTGCCCTTGAGCGGCTATGCGCCCCCCCCAGGAGGGAAAGCGGGCAAGTCCGAGAGTCTCACTGCGGCGGCATCCGCATCTTTCAACGGATCAAATCCTCTGTTTTTCACAAGGGAGAACCCGTGCGGAAGCGATCGGATCCCGATCTATGCGGACAGTCCCCCTGGACTGGGAGGCAGGCCGAATATGCGCATGagtgcctccgcgtcttcgtttGGTCCGTCAGGAAGTCACGGACGAGGCGGGGAGGCCTTTCTGCGAGGCACCGATCGCTTCGGCTTCCTTGGCCTCCGTAGTGGCTTGGGTAGCCCTCTCGATGCCGTGGGAGAAGAACAAGGGATATCTAGCTGTAATTCCGAAGACGGGATGCGGGGGCCtaggcgaggcgcggcggatcGTGGAGATCGGACGGGCGAAGGTGGAGAAGCCCGTGTCGACGCGGACAATGAAATCGACCGCATCCGAGATCTAGTTAGCCGGTGGGTGGGACTCGGGGGTGAGTCGTCAGGGAGCAAGGAATCGGTGGGAGATGACTCGTCTTTCGAagctgctcgcggcggcggagggagaatGAATTGTAACCTGTCTGTCGCTGGGAAGATGGAGACACTCCGCGGCGGTAGCAAGTCACCGTTGCCACCGAAGAACTCTCGTAACGCATTAGGAGAGTTCGTGGATGCGGATCATTACGAGCCTACATCGGGCTTCAGGGCGTATGCCAGCAGTCCAGTGCTTTACCAAGGTCCGTACCAGTCACAGCAACTCAGGGGCAACGATGTGGAAGGGACGTTTTGCTCGAAGCTTGGGCGAAGTCATGGGCTTTCCGAGTCGAAGTGCGGGTCGATGGAACCAGCGCGCTCTCAAGAGCGTCGGCGTATGGTACATAGCAACAGTCAAGGAAACGAGGCTCTGCAGTCGCCCCTAGATGATCGGTTATTCTTGGCTGCTGAGTTGGATCGGTGTCCTGAAGACATTCGAGAGCTGCTTGTCAGCCACCTTCTCTCGATCGGCGTGTCTGTCCCGGGTCGTTCAGCGCTTGAACCGCCACCGCCACTAGGCCGGGCTGCCATCTCCTTGCCTTATAACTTGGAGAAAgggcagacagaggaagcgcgcAACTCAGCGGGTGGCCTGAGATCTTCGCCTAGTGATGCAGCTTTCTTCACAGGGCTTCCGTCACAGTTTATCCAGGCTGTCCTCGGGAAATCGGCGAGTGCAGGTGACTTGTTAACTCCACCAGGAATAGAGCCGGCCCACGCCTCCGAGCAGTCCTCTGGACTCGGTGGTTCAACAGGATCGGGTGCGGATCCGAAGGCAGATGCTCTCCACGCTGTTGTCGCCAAGACCAAGGAGATGCGCTGGCTGCAAGGTCTAGAAACATTCCTGGAGCATCAAGCCAAAAAggggggaggcagcgcgccTGAAGCTATGGTGGCAGCTTTTGCTGCGGCGGGGGCCATCGTGGGACCTCTTTTCGGCTCGactggcgcagaggcgggtCTTCGGGGAGCACCGCCGCGAGGAGTGGCGGATGCAAACTCAGGACGAGCGGGAGGGCACTTGGGACGAGTTGCAACGGTGCCTGCGTACCTTGAGGCCTGTGCGTCCGGCGCGCCAGGTGGCAACAAGTCGAATTGGGGTGCGGAGTTCGGCGCCGAAGCGAATCCTTTGTCTTGGTTGTTGACAGGGTCAGCCAGTGGAGAGTCCTTGACGGGGCGCCAGGGAGTATCCTCGTTGACGAGTGGCAAGAAGCATGAAGAGCAACCACGAATGGCGAAAGCCAGTTGTGACA GTGCTGGAGTGGGACTCACTGCGGTAGATATGTCGAGCGGCAGCAATTCCAAGCCGGGTAGTTCGACTGGAGGCGCGCCAGGAAGCACGACGAATTGCCCGAATTCGCAGTCTGCTacccagccgcggcggaaggccccGAG GCCGTCGAAGCGTCAGAGAGTATTGATCCGTGCCCTCGCCTACGTGAAGCAGCGCATTCGCGTTCTCGAAGGGGAGGTGGCGCCGTTACTTTCTCAGAGCGGATTGGCATCTTCTCTTCAGGATGTCAATCAAGCGCCGACGTCTATGCCTTCTGTCATGAATTGGGAATCCAATAAATGA
- a CDS encoding hypothetical protein (encoded by transcript BESB_058800), with protein sequence MGVSAVWFLVRTVCCAAASVHALTLGRAQGGTSHIFPSFFDEDVPPENSDGADKGFFSARDNKRSAEGEDSGEELPHESPKPKKKRRRKHVPPRVPDTELDKFLHFAQDIRQGHIDPSWQPVVEGPPVSIWQRLIPGTNVYDYVAKGEFADISASAYNTTFNYLPFRATWDDSVVEIRILEVNPCASDCSNTTRPGGARGPTARHEPWASPKGEGARNDSKHRTCRGEGESTSHSDSRHPVASSVSSSGSGTQDRNVEEIIYWRVKLPWPLVDRDFVYARRFRVYPDSGAIVSVQQATVSGQCPEGPHAVRVESYNSTVVLFANNQENDLKRRGVSYVIYHFDASKTPVPPWVKNFFTTHTLPRTVSSLHDTAKQFVRDDGSIKPQAFKKLPNLKYHDVHQESGEDFEDDETDAKEALDGEKLESGSTGKDNAGKKGLSEHSGGRHAPEEQASDALEPRRGDAGPTGQRSPSKRLEKQTVLPSEPEGQQAASKSGDTSATAEPGNYTEAPEQGRGIEDEAVATADGAGMMERRATLNGGALPNDEQAIAEAYDAIWKGIPVAGDRASSLGTNRVGDDQGRCGLRCRGLKACVDSLSRFVRPHKQNTSPLAPHAGSHSAHNSFENSAAPEALGEIRPPRRPPSWCAPLPGVLVARKIPVSLRRASSLGVISFVSPVARAAQALCIVLNAQTEARQSPLLLRPSLAWPWWAPPKSATAIGDSLYEARGCSRHMRNKQAKALPRRDGGAWDKEDVTPEERMRRQGVLSLRTYAAVEALRWATRLSELDEGGDRGEINAAAHNKKKEGQSRRGWIDSFLVDLREDSWPPTLLSSVPFQRVHVNH encoded by the exons ATGGGAGTAAGTGCTGTGTGGTTCCTCGTTCGTACCgtgtgctgcgcggcggcaagcgTGCATGCACTCACCCTCGGCAGAGCACAAG GCGGAACCTCACACATTTTCCCCTCCTTTTTCGATGAGGATGTCCCGCCTGAGAACAGCGATGGCGCGGACAAgggttttttctctgccCGCGACAATAAGAGgtcggcggaaggcgaggataGCGGAGAGGAGCTCCCCCACGAGTCCCCGAAGCCCAAGAAGAAACGGCGAAGGAAACACGTTCCCCCGCGAGTGCCAGACACTGAACTGGACAAATTCCTGCATTTTGCTCAAGACATTCGGCAGGGCCATATCGACCCCTCTTGGCAGCCTGTCGTCGAGGGTCCTCCTGTGTCAATATGGCAGAGGTTGATTCCCG GCACGAACGTATACGACTACGTGGCAAAGGGCGAGTTCGCTGACATCTCAGCGTCCGCTTACAATACAACGTTTAATTACCTTCCGTTCAGAGCTACGTGGGACGACTCTGTTGTCGAGATTCGCATCCTTGAAGTGAATCCTTGCGCAAGCGACTGCTCCAACACAACGCGCCCCGGAGGCGCTCGTGGACCGACCGCGAGGCACGAGCCGTGGGCATCGCcgaagggcgagggcgcacgAAATGACTCGAAACACAGGACAtgccgaggagaaggagaaagtACATCTCATTCGGACTCGCGGCACCCTGTGGCGTCGTCCGTGTCCTCCTCTGGGTCTGGCACACAAGACAGAAATGTGGAGGAGATCATTTACTGGCGAGTGAAACTCCCTTGGCCGTTGGTTGATCGCGATTTCGTCTACGCGCGCCGCTTTCGAGTCTATCCCGATAGCGGCGCCATCGTTTCAGTCCAACAGGCGACAGTCTCGGGGCAGTGCCCCGAAGGACCCCACGCCGTCCGGGTGGAGAGCTACAATTCCACCGTGGTGTTGTTCGCCAACAACCAGGAGAACGACCTGAAAAGGCGGGGCGTATCTTACGTCATTTACCACTTCGATGCGAGCAA GACACCCGTACCGCCTTGGGTGAAAAACTTTTTCACAACTCACACTTTACCTCGGACAGTTTCTTCGCTTCATGACACGGCTAAACAGTTCGTCCGAGATGACGGCTCGATCAAGCCTCAAGCATTCAAGAAGCTACCGAATCTAAAATACCACGACGTGCACCAAGAATCCGGGGAAGActtcgaggacgacgagacagacgcgaaggaggcgctcgaTGGCGAGAAGTTGGAAAGCGGGAGTACGGGGAAAGATAATGCTGGTAAAAAGGGGTTGTCTGAGCACAGTGGAGGGCGGCACGCACCGGAAGAACAAGCATCGGATGCGCTAGAGCCAAggcggggcgacgccggTCCTACAGGCcagcgctcgccgtcgaagAGACTTGAAAAACAGACGGTCCTGCCATCAGAACCAGAAGGCCAGCAGGCCGCGAGTAAGAGTGGAGACaccagcgcgacggcggaacCGGGGAACTATACGGAAGCGCCGGAGCAGGGTCGTGGTatcgaagacgaagcagtCGCGACTGCCGATGGTGCAGGAATGAtggagcgccgcgccaccTTAAACGGAGGTGCCCTGCCAAATGACGAGCAAGCTATAGCGGAGGCCTACGATGCTATCTGGAAGGGAATTCCTGTTGCCGGCGATAGGGCCAGTTCGCTGGGCACTAACCGTGTGGGGGACGATCAGGGCAGGTGCGGACTCCGCTGTCGAGGCCTCAAGGCTTGTGTTGACTCGTTGTCGAGATTCGTACGGCCTCACAAGCAAAATACAAGCCCTCtggcgccgcatgcaggttCGCACAGTGCACACAACTCATTCGAGAACTCGGCTGCCCCCGAGGCGCTGGGAGAGattcggccgccgcgtcgaccGCCTTCATGGTGTGCACCTCTCCCAGGAGTCTTGGTGGCCCGAAAAATCCCAGTCTCGCTCCGTCGTGCCAGTTCGTTGGGAGTCATTTCGTTTGTTTCGCCGGTTGCAAGAGCTGCCCAAGCCTTGTGTATTGTGTTGAATGCCCAGACGGAGGCAAGACAGAGTCCCCTCCTTCTTCGGCCGTCGTTAGCGTGGCCCTGGTGGGCGCCACCGAAGTCCGCGACCGCCATAGGCGATTCTCTCTATGAGGCCCGCGGGTGCTCCCGCCACATGCGAAACAAGCAAGCAAAAGCCCTTCCCCGGCGGGACGGGGGGGCGTGGGATAAAGAAGATGTGACTCCTGAGGAACGAATGAGACGTCAAGGCGTCCTGAGTCTTCGGACGTATGCGGCCGTGGAGGCACTGCGGTGGGCAACCCGTCTAAGTGAACTtgacgagggaggagacagaggtgAGATAAATGCAGCAGCGCACAACAAGAAAAAGGAAGGGCAGTCGCGTCGCGGTTGGATTGACTCGTTTTTGGTTGACCTGCGGGAGGATTCGTGGCCTCCTACTCTTTTGTCGTCTGTTCCTTTTCAGAGGGTACACGTGAATCACTGA